Part of the Roseofilum capinflatum BLCC-M114 genome, CCGCATGGCCAAAGTGTTTCTTGACCAAGGAGCGCAACTTTGGTTTTTACGCACCAATCAAGTCGGTGGACTCGATCCTACTATAGAACCGGTTGCCCCGACAGGAATTTTAGGTCAATTTCCGATCGTGTCTACTCTTGCAGGTCGGGTTTTACTCTCCTTAGCTCGACCTGAATGGCGAGATTGGGGCATTTTAATTTTAATGTTAGGCGGGTATGGGGCGATCGCTCTAGGTGTAGTCTGGAGTTATAGTTTTTGGCAATGGGTCAATGGAAAATCGTTCCAGGAATCCTGGAATCAGGTAGGGTTATATTCGCGAGTTGGGGCTGAATCTGCACCCAATTTCTGGCAAGGATTAAGAATGTTATTCGTTCCCGTCGCGGTAGAAGAATTGATCTTCCGCATTTTATTGGTTCCCCATCCAACAGACTGGGTTTCGACTCAAGAGTGGTGGTTATTGGCTTTAGTGAGTTTAATTATTTATCTGTTATATAAAGTCGTTACAGTTTGCTTAAGGTCTAAACCCCCCTTAAAACTTGTGCCGGTTGTCTTACTCTTGAGTGGCACATTAGGAGCCGTTTGTATTTTGACCTATGGTCTGACCGGTTCGTTTTTGATGATTTGGGTTTTGCATGGATTGATTAAACTCAATCCATTCAAGTTTAGAGCCATGCAGAAAGTAATCAATTAACCTCATCTTAATCCACCACTCGTAAACGACCTTGGCGTAATCCTTCAAACACCCGATCGATTTGGCGTTGATCCGCTAAACTGAGGTCATCTTTGGATAATAATGCGGTCATAAACCGTTGTTGGTCAGCACGAGAAATTTGGCGAGTTTGAAAAATTCGCTCTATCACTTGCTCAAGATTGGCGGTTGATGGACTAGCTGCACTCATTTTCATCTCACTTGTGTCCCGTAAATAGGAAATCGATAGAATTAGATCGCAGAGTCAGATTGAAGTATGAGTCACTTGCCCCTAAAGATGCTAAATGGAACCTTTTATTGAAATTATACTAGATTTTAGCAGATGGTGCAGAGAGGTAAAGGAATGAAACGACGAACATTTGTCTTGATCAGTAGCGCGATCGCCACGTTAGCCGCAACCCTGAGCGCCCTAAATCGCTCTTCTTCCCGTACTCCCCTGGTTTTGGGGAATTCAGAAACCTCTTTACCCAAGCGAATTTTGGGTAAAACAGGGGAGCAGTTACCGATTTTTGGCTTAGGAGGAGCGGGAAAAACCCCCCTTTCCTCAAGTCAGGGGGAGTCAGAGGCGATCGCCATTATTGAGCGAGCCTTAGAGTTAGGGATTCGTTATTTTGATACGGCCGCCAGCTATGGCCCTAGTGAAAACTATTTAGGCAAAGTTTTACCCCCCTATCGATCGCAGGTCTTCCTAGCGACCAAAACCGCAGCTCGCGATCGCGATGGCGCTTGGCGGCAGTTAGAGCAATCCTTGAAGCGCCTACAAACCGACTATCTAGATCTCTGGCAATTTCACCACGTCTCCTTTACCGAAGAACTCGATCGCATCTTTGCCCCCGATGGGGCGATCGCCGCCTTAGAAGAAGCCAAAGACCAAAACATAATCCGCTTTAGCGGCATCACCGGTCACCATGAACCCGCCATTATCGCCGAAGGTTTAAACCGTTATCCCTTTGACACCACCCTCGTTTCCATTAACGCCGCCGATAAACACCATCCCCGCCCCTTTATCCCCACCGTTTTACCGGTTGCCCAACAAAAAAACGTGGGCGTAGTCGCCATGAAAATTCCCGCCTATGGCAAACTCTTACAACCCGGAAGATTAACCGGAATGGATCAAGCCCTCGGTTATGTTTTATCTCAACCCGGAATTCATTCTTGTATTGTCGCGGCCGAAAGTGTGGCTCAACTCGAAGACAATGTGAAAGTTGCCCAAGCCTTTCAACCCCTATCCTCAGCAGAACTGCAAGCCATTGAACGACTCAGCGCTGATACTTGGCAAGAAACCACCTTTTTCCGTCGCTGGACTTAGATCTTCAATCAATTTTTTCTCTAATTTTTTGAAGATTTTCTTTCTTGACTTTGCTGGATTTTTATGATAAGAAACAGAAGATTCTCTGATTTTCAAGTGAGATAGGTTATGTTTGACCAATTTAAAAATCAAGCCCAAGAAAAAGCCGCAGAACTTACGGGGGCAGCTCAGGAAAAAATTGACGAAGTGATTGATGAATTTAACAAATTTTTGCCCTTAGCTGAAGAACTGGGTTTAAGTCTGGACAGCTTTCATATTGAAGCCGGTATTCTACCCGAAATTAATGCCACTCTCATTGGCTCGATCGATAATATCAACAATGAGACCGTTGAGCGCATCATTGCTGAAAATGAAAGCAATACACTCTTGGTGGCTGCCCTAAACGCCGTATTGATGGCCAAAGGCTTTCATGAAAAACTTGAAGGCGTGTATATTGAAATCCTCCGGGATTTGGTTATTGATATGAAATTAGGCATTCCTCCTAGTATTTCTTGCAAATTCAAAAAGTCTGTTTAAGAAGAGAAATAAATCATCCTACTGCCGTGACAACCCTAAAGTGGTGGGTTACGGCGGATTGATAGATTGCTGTCAGAGTCTAGGTTTTAGCCGCCTAACCTACCCTACGCTAAGGCACTATTTTAGCTGTGTCACGGCACTACTTTGAGCCAGAAGCCGGGTTTCTTAAAGGCGAACTGAAGGTTTCACCCAACTTTGTGTCCCATCTGCCCAACATTCCCGCTTCCAGATGGGGGCATCTTCCTTGAGTGCATCAATGGCATACTGACAAGCGGCAAACGCTTCCGCCCGGTGGGGACTGCCAACGGCGATAATTACACTCACTTCACCAATGGACAAATAGCCCAACCGATGATGAATCACCACTCGATTGACCCTAGGATAGGTTTGATGAATGCGATGGGCAATTTGCTCAAAGATAGCGAGGGCCATGGGTTCATAGGCTTGATAATCTAGGGCAACGACCGGTTTACCCTCAGTTTGATTGCGAACCATACCGCTCATCACGGCGATCGCCCCATTGCTGGGATCTTCAGCTAAATGATACACTTCCTCTAAGGACAGGCGATCGCGAGTAATCTTAAACTGCTCTAACATAATTCCCTAGCCATCTTTCACCCTTTAAACTATCAAACTATCTCAACCCATTTAAACATGAACTCCCCCGCCCTCCTTCCAGGTCATCTCAAAACCGTCCATCATATCGCCCTCAACGTCAAAAACATGGACGCTTCCCGGCACTTCTGGGGCCAAGTTCTGGGACTAGAAGAACTCACCGGCGATCAAGTCCCCGAAACCCTGATTAACCTCGTCGCTGCCGGAAAAGTAGCCAACTTCCGCACCCCCGACGGCATCATTATCGACCTCTTCTGGGAACCCGAATTATCCCCCCCAGACCCCAATCCCAAAACCCAATTTACCCGCGCCAACCATCTCGCCTTTGACATCGCCCCAGAAGACTTCGATCGCGCTGTGGCTGTCCTTCACCATCATCAAGTGGCGATCGATCACGGCCCCGTCAGTCGCCCCACCGGACGAGGGATTTACTTCTACGATCCCGACGGTTTTTTAGTCGAAATTCGCTGCGATCCCCACCCATCAGAACAGTAAGCTTTTACCCTAAAAAATGACAACCCCTTCCACCTTATCTTTACCCAAAATGGGATGCGGAACCTGGGCCTGGGGCAATCGATTACTCTGGGAATATGACCCCAGCATGGATCGAGAATTGCAAAAGGTCTTTAATCTCTGCGTCGGCAACGGTATCACCCTCTTTGATACCGGAGATTCCTACGGAACCGGTAAATTCAATGGCCAAAGTGAAAAACTCCTGGGACAATTTGCCCAAGGTTGCATGGCAGCCAATATCGATAGCCTTTGTCTGGCCACAAAACTGGCCCCCTATCCTTGGCGCTTAACCCAAAATTCCATGGTCAAAGCCGCAGAAGCCTCGGCTCAACGCTTCCAACGGCCCATTGATTTAGTACAGATGCATTGGTCTACCGGGAATTATGCCCCTTGGCAAGAATGGGCCCTCTTAGACGGATTAGCCGACTTATACCAACAGGGAAAAGTCAAAGCTGTAGGCTTATCCAATTACGGGCCCAAACGATTACAAAAAGTGGTCAACCACTTACAAAAAAGAGGCGTTCCCATTCTCACCCTACAGGTACAATATTCTCTCTTATCTACCGCTCCCATCACCCAACTCAATCTTAAAGCCATCTGTGATGATTTAGGCATCCAACTGATTGCCTATAGTCCCTTAGCATTAGGCCTATTAACCGGAAAATATACAGAATCTGGACAATTACCCCAAGGACTGCGTAAGGGATTATTTCGGGACTTATTACCCCAAGTCAAACCGGTTTTAGCATGTCTGCAAGCAGTGGCTAAAACTCGCCAAAAAACGCCCTCTCAAGTGGCTCTCAATTGGTGTATGGCCAAAGGTGCAATTCCCATTCCTGGAGCTAAAACAGTGAGACAAGCTCAGGAGAATATCGGCGCATTAGGTTGGTCCTTAAACTCTGGGGAAGTGGATGCCTTAGATCGAGCGGCTGCGGGATTGAAAAAAGGAATGGTGAAAAATATTTTTCAGACCGGTTAAAGGACACTCAATCTTTAATCCACAAACGGGCTTGTTCCTGTTCTTCCCAAGAAAAACAAGCCACTTCTAAGGAAGGAAACAGTTGACGCGCTAACGGAAGCAAGGATTTAATCCAAGGGGCATCACAGACAACAGCTTTTTTATCAAAATCCTTAAAATGATTAAAACCAATTTTCAAGTCTTCGAGCAGGGCATCTGGGGTAATCCATCCGAATTTCTTAATCTCTACATAGGCTTTTAGACGAGAATGCTGTTGTAGTTTCTGTTCAATTTCTTGACCAATTTGGTCAATATCCTGGCGCTCAATTTTACCCTCAATAGTCATAGCAACGACTGAAGGGCAATCTAAAGAAATTAGGGTAATCATCAGCAAGTTCCTCCTATCCTGGATTCTCCTTCCAGTTTAGCAAGTTTAACCAGGCATGGAAAAACCGCCTAACTCTGAGGCTAGGCGGTTCAAGCCAATCATCATCGGGTAAATTCCTAATCGGCCATGTCTAACTGGGCAATGGATTCCACCGCAGGGGTAGAAGCTTGCAACAGGGGAGTATTGATGACCGCATCATTGGCTAGGGTAAACAAGGGATTGGAGAAAATGCCCCCTAGGGAAGTGACTAACAGGGAGACAATTAAACCCACTTGTAATGGACGTAAGCCGGGAATATTCCATTGAATGGGGGGGTAGTTTTCCACGGATTCAGACATTTCATGGGGTTCTTTAACCACCATCATTTTGACGACGCGGATGTAGTAGTAAATGGAAACGACGCTAGTGATTAATCCCAGTAAAACCAGGGTATATAAACCGGCTTGCCAACCTGCCCAGAAGAGATAGATTTTGCCGAAGAAACCGACTAGGGGAGGAATACCACCGAGGGATAAGAGGCACAGACTTAATCCCAGGGTAAGTAAGGGGTCTTTTTGATATAAACCGGCATATTCACTAATTTGGTCGGTTCCAGTTCGCAGAGAGAAGAGGATCACGCAGGTGAAGCCGCCCAGGTTCATGAACAGGTACACCAGGAGATAGAAAATCATGCTGGCATATCCGGCTTCGGTTCCGGCGATGAACCCAATCATGACGAAACCAGCTTGAGCGATGGAGGAGTATGCCAAGAGCCGCTTCATGCTGGTTTGGGCGAGGGCAACTACGTTTCCTAAGACGAGGCTGAAGATAGCAAGGGCGGTAAAGACAAAGTGCCATTGCTCGGAGACGGAGGGGAAAGCGGTGACGAGTAGGCGAATGGCGAGGGCAAAGCCAGCCGCTTTGGAGCCGACGGAGAGGAAGGCAACCACGGGTGTGGGGGAGCCTTCATAAACGTCGGGTGTCCATTGGTGGAAGGGGACGGCGGAGATTTTGAAGGCAATCCCGGCGATAATGAAGACGAGGGAAATGACGAGACCGATCGCCGGACTTTGTGGATTTTGACTAAAGCTTTGGGCTATTTCGCCTAATTGGGTTTCTCCACCGGATAAGCCATAGAGTAAGGAACTGCCATAGAGAAAGACTGCCGAACTTGAGGCTCCAATTAACAGGTATTTTAGGGCTGCTTCATTGGAGCGGGGATCGCGTTTCATATATCCCGTCAGCAAGTAGGAAGCAATACTGAGGGTTTCTAGGGAGACGAAGATCATGACTAATTCATCTGCTCCAGAGAGGAACATCCCCCCAATGGTAGCGGTGAGCAGAATCATGAGAAACTCGCCTAACGCGGTTCCGGTTTCTTTGACATAGGTGACGGACATGAGGATGGTGAGCGCCGCAGAGAGGGCAATCACGCCCCGGAAGACGATGCTGAGGGCATCACTGTTAAATCCGCCAAAGAAGGCGACGGGGTTGGGGTTATCCCATTGTAGGAATAGAGCTACAACGGCGGTGAGTAATCCGGCGATCGCGATATACGGAGTCCAGTTTGAGGCGTTGCGTCCACCGATTAGGTCTGTAATCAGCACGACCAGTAAGGTTAGAATAACAATTCCTTCTGGTAATATGACTCCAGCATTAAGCTGGGCAGCAAGGTTGGTAACATCCATAGGTTGTTTTGAGTTGAGCTATGCATCTGGCGACGTAACATTTCAGCATTATATAGCGATCGCGTCTCCCACCATAGGTTTATTGAGTGTAGAGCTTCTTTTAGCGCTACCATAAAAAGACTATTCTTAGTCGATTCCTTCATTTGCTTCCTCACTCCAGTTAACCGTAGGTCAATTGTTTGCTTGGTTAGTGGATTAATACCATGGAAGCTAATTATATGACTC contains:
- a CDS encoding NAD(P)H-quinone oxidoreductase subunit N; this translates as MDVTNLAAQLNAGVILPEGIVILTLLVVLITDLIGGRNASNWTPYIAIAGLLTAVVALFLQWDNPNPVAFFGGFNSDALSIVFRGVIALSAALTILMSVTYVKETGTALGEFLMILLTATIGGMFLSGADELVMIFVSLETLSIASYLLTGYMKRDPRSNEAALKYLLIGASSSAVFLYGSSLLYGLSGGETQLGEIAQSFSQNPQSPAIGLVISLVFIIAGIAFKISAVPFHQWTPDVYEGSPTPVVAFLSVGSKAAGFALAIRLLVTAFPSVSEQWHFVFTALAIFSLVLGNVVALAQTSMKRLLAYSSIAQAGFVMIGFIAGTEAGYASMIFYLLVYLFMNLGGFTCVILFSLRTGTDQISEYAGLYQKDPLLTLGLSLCLLSLGGIPPLVGFFGKIYLFWAGWQAGLYTLVLLGLITSVVSIYYYIRVVKMMVVKEPHEMSESVENYPPIQWNIPGLRPLQVGLIVSLLVTSLGGIFSNPLFTLANDAVINTPLLQASTPAVESIAQLDMAD
- a CDS encoding VOC family protein; its protein translation is MNSPALLPGHLKTVHHIALNVKNMDASRHFWGQVLGLEELTGDQVPETLINLVAAGKVANFRTPDGIIIDLFWEPELSPPDPNPKTQFTRANHLAFDIAPEDFDRAVAVLHHHQVAIDHGPVSRPTGRGIYFYDPDGFLVEIRCDPHPSEQ
- a CDS encoding aldo/keto reductase; its protein translation is MKRRTFVLISSAIATLAATLSALNRSSSRTPLVLGNSETSLPKRILGKTGEQLPIFGLGGAGKTPLSSSQGESEAIAIIERALELGIRYFDTAASYGPSENYLGKVLPPYRSQVFLATKTAARDRDGAWRQLEQSLKRLQTDYLDLWQFHHVSFTEELDRIFAPDGAIAALEEAKDQNIIRFSGITGHHEPAIIAEGLNRYPFDTTLVSINAADKHHPRPFIPTVLPVAQQKNVGVVAMKIPAYGKLLQPGRLTGMDQALGYVLSQPGIHSCIVAAESVAQLEDNVKVAQAFQPLSSAELQAIERLSADTWQETTFFRRWT
- a CDS encoding molybdenum cofactor biosynthesis protein MoaE, which gives rise to MLEQFKITRDRLSLEEVYHLAEDPSNGAIAVMSGMVRNQTEGKPVVALDYQAYEPMALAIFEQIAHRIHQTYPRVNRVVIHHRLGYLSIGEVSVIIAVGSPHRAEAFAACQYAIDALKEDAPIWKRECWADGTQSWVKPSVRL
- a CDS encoding aldo/keto reductase translates to MTTPSTLSLPKMGCGTWAWGNRLLWEYDPSMDRELQKVFNLCVGNGITLFDTGDSYGTGKFNGQSEKLLGQFAQGCMAANIDSLCLATKLAPYPWRLTQNSMVKAAEASAQRFQRPIDLVQMHWSTGNYAPWQEWALLDGLADLYQQGKVKAVGLSNYGPKRLQKVVNHLQKRGVPILTLQVQYSLLSTAPITQLNLKAICDDLGIQLIAYSPLALGLLTGKYTESGQLPQGLRKGLFRDLLPQVKPVLACLQAVAKTRQKTPSQVALNWCMAKGAIPIPGAKTVRQAQENIGALGWSLNSGEVDALDRAAAGLKKGMVKNIFQTG
- a CDS encoding STAS/SEC14 domain-containing protein; the protein is MITLISLDCPSVVAMTIEGKIERQDIDQIGQEIEQKLQQHSRLKAYVEIKKFGWITPDALLEDLKIGFNHFKDFDKKAVVCDAPWIKSLLPLARQLFPSLEVACFSWEEQEQARLWIKD